In Cyprinus carpio isolate SPL01 chromosome B7, ASM1834038v1, whole genome shotgun sequence, a genomic segment contains:
- the LOC122138076 gene encoding macrophage mannose receptor 1-like: MDLATVQNDEDRAKLKEAANTVNFQSVAWIGFYRVIWRWSYQNTPISYEMWLPGDPDMPDADEACVVQTSGEWGDRDCTDQYGFFCQTDTQDTLQNKFIYIDIVMNWIDAQIYCRTHYVDLATITDDTENTFLANILSDVGLSDAWIGLHKNLWLWSDNSSVSLSSVKWESGQPDNVNGNEDCVKASTEGLMADDSCSTPLPFYCREHRKIQRVRFTVKSDGDLDESAVMEAIEKKIKEILSDQDMKFRSSIKWSIQPDGKIFQQQKTQENTHKRRHVRSYIQ; encoded by the exons aTGGATCTGGCGACGGTTCAGAACGATGAAGACAGAGCCAAACTAAAGGAGGCAGCAAACACTGTGAACTTTCAGTCTGTGGCCTGGATCGGTTTCTACAGAGTCATTTGGCGTTGGTCATATCAAAACACGCCGATCAGCTATGAGATGTGGCTTCCTGGAGATCCGGACATGCCCGACGCAGATGAGGCCTGTGTGGTACAAACCAGTGGAGAATGGGGTGACAGAGACTGTACTGACCAATACGGCTTCTTTTGCCAAACTG ACACACAGGACACACTTCAGAACAAGTTTATATACATTGACATAGTCATGAACTGGATTGATGCTCAAATTTACTGCAGAACACACTACGTAGACCTGGCCACCATTACAGACGACACAGAGAACACATTCCTCGCAAACATACTTTCTGACGTGGGCCTCAGCGATGCCTGGATCGGTCTGCACAAGAACCTATGGCTGTGGTCAGATAATAGCAGTGTATCGTTGTCCTCTGTGAAATGGGAGTCTGGGCAGCCTGATAACGTGAATGGAAACGAGGATTGTGTGAAAGCCAGTACTGAAGGACTGATGGCTGATGACTCCTGCTCGACTCCACTGCCTTTCTACTGCCGTGAACACAGGAAAATACAGCGTGTGAGATTCACAGTCAAATCAGACGGAGATCTGGACGAATCTGCAGTGATGGAGGCGATAGAGAAGAAG ATTAAGGAGATCCTCTCGGATCAAGACATGAAATTCAGATCCAGCATAAAATGGAGCATCCAGCCTGACGGGAAGATCTTCCAGCAgcagaaaacacaagaaaacacacacaagagaCGCCATGTGAGGAGTTACATCCAATGA